The following proteins are encoded in a genomic region of Debaryomyces hansenii CBS767 chromosome G complete sequence:
- a CDS encoding DEHA2G21846p (similar to CA3721|IPF6186 Candida albicans IPF6186), translated as MYRLVSKVSFAFKSSGIVYNRAATSLICYQSQLRLFHKSTPVQINPLLPFDILEEVQNDDLEEKNEKLKKEKKKLIKEKKKMRKNENESKKPVDETPHSKDLSEDDFKTTNDTIPLKRAVMPNTNVLEVKETGGPDETGSTGNTKYAKSAESDKTSPPQGGSSGLGTTAGSNGGNGDNNGNNGGNGPPSDNKDEIEPEGNKDSKKAEENRKMEEEKEREKENKRHQEEEEEIDESEDIEEEKPNKFKEGLAKFGRFLFKCLETIGITFSSIAILGVAGLLYHKFYGIHVLDKMDLAFEKGDPAFQLSMHKRTNKSTDNVECDDDDLSQYWVERPQQKLLDDIVSGKIVGRYFLLIGEKGTGKTSLLLESMKKVDGYNVAIFDAHADPEIFRIRLGKALNFTFSEDYIGSLFSIRGPRDTTALLDIERAFSKLEELAIKRVIKTNNRPLVLIINNSHLIKETEEGIKLIELLQQKAESLSGSGLVTIVFNSDDYWVYEKLKKLGTRLELINVRDFNRIETVKSLKFIREKFFPSKKFPDLKLNDEICGNIYDLIGGRPQHISQVARHKDIITACHQIIDREKTWFLNQCGLLGMDMDDDVMESGKFSTSAMLLMRAFVEMDRVGLTNASYGDHNNEDHHLPDLPLWRARQIMTRADYIQQYDNLNIFTIDSESTVRADSVPMMRAFHEIASQPHFDELLEDTIERVADIESLGRTREVVLKDLNYGSTYGITHRDKSYEIQLTKSQKQKIKDGEEDDGEDDDDSELLLEDVNKRNKTKIWRKRMSKIGQLYLSSDKQEEDKFDIDINRSK; from the coding sequence ATGTATAGATTAGTATCGAAAGTACTGTTTGCATTTAAAAGTAGTGGAATAGTGTATAATCGGGCAGCTACAAGTTTGATATGTTATCAGTCTCAATTGCGATTATTTCATAAAAGTACACCTGTTCAAATAAATCCACTCTTGccttttgatattttagaaGAAGTACAGAATGATGACCtagaagagaaaaatgaaaaattgaagaaggagaagaagaaattgatcaaagaaaaaaagaagatgaggaaaaatgagaatgaatcaaagaaaCCAGTTGACGAAACACCTCACAGTAAAGACTTAAGTGAAGATGATTTCAAAACCACCAATGACACAATTCCTCTTAAAAGAGCTGTTATGCCTAACACAAACGTTTTAGAAGTTAAAGAAACTGGTGGTCCTGACGAAACAGGAAGCACAGGAAACACAAAATATGCAAAAAGTGCAGAAAGTGACAAAACATCACCTCCCCAGGGGGGTAGTTCAGGTTTGGGTACAACCGCAGGAAGCAATGGAGGAAATGGGGACAATAATGGAAATAATGGGGGTAATGGACCTCCATCTGAcaataaagatgaaatagaaCCAGAAGGAAATAAAGATTCCAAAAAAGCAGAGGAAAATAGAAAAATGGAAGAAGAGAAGgaaagagaaaaagaaaataaaagacatcaagaagaggaagaagaaattgatgaatcgGAAGAtatcgaagaagaaaagcctaacaaattcaaagagGGATTGGCCAAGTTTGGAAGATTCTTATTTAAATGCCTTGAGACTATTGGCATTACGTTCAGCTCTATCGCCATTTTAGGGGTTGCAGGTTTATTGTATCATAAATTTTACGGCATACATGTGCTCGATAAGATGGATTTAGCTTTCGAAAAGGGTGACCCAGCATTCCAATTATCAATGCATAAGAGAACCAATAAAAGTACGGATAATGTTGAAtgtgatgatgatgatttgtCCCAATATTGGGTTGAACGCCCACAACAAAAGTTGCTTGACGATATTGTGTCGGGAAAAATAGTTGGAAGATACTTTTTGTTAATTGGAGAAAAAGGTACAGGCAAGACTTCCTTGTTGTTGGAATCTATGAAGAAGGTTGATGGGTATAATGTAGCAATATTCGATGCACACGCAGATCCTGAAATATTTAGGATCAGATTAGGTAAAGCTTTAAATTTTACTTTTTCTGAAGATTACATTGGTTCATTATTCAGCATACGTGGACCCAGAGACACCACTGCTCTATTGGATATTGAAAGAGCTTTTAGCAAATTGGAAGAGTTAGCAATTAAAAGAGTTATTAAGACAAACAATCGTCCATTAGTGctaattattaataactCTCACTTGAttaaagaaacagaagaagGTATCAAATTGATCGAATTATTACAACAAAAGGCTGAAAGTTTAAGTGGATCAGGGTTAGTCACAATAGTTTTTAATTCCGATGATTATTGGGTATacgaaaaattgaaaaaattaggTACAAGATTAGAACTAATAAACGTAAGAGACTTCAACAGAATAGAAACTGTGAAGTCTTTGAAGTTTATCAGAGAAAAATTCTTCCCGTCGAAGAAATTTCCAGACCTAAAGTTAAATGACGAAATTTGTGGAAACATCTATGATTTAATTGGAGGAAGACCGCAACATATATCGCAAGTTGCTAGACATAAGGATATTATAACTGCTTGTCATCAAATAATCGACCGTGAAAAGACGTGGTTTTTGAATCAATGCGGCTTATTAGGAATGGATATGGATGATGATGTAATGGAAAGTGGGAAATTTTCCACCAGTGCAATGCTTTTAATGAGGGCATTTGTGGAAATGGATAGGGTTGGATTAACCAATGCTTCTTATGGTGAtcataataatgaagacCATCATTTACCCGATTTACCTTTATGGAGGGCGAGACAGATTATGACGCGTGCTGATTATATTCAACAGTAcgataatttaaatatattcacCATTGATTCAGAGTCTACTGTACGAGCTGACTCCGTGCCAATGATGAGAGCTTTCCATGAAATTGCATCACAACCACATTTCGacgaattattagaagataCAATTGAGAGAGTAGCCGATATCGAGTCTTTAGGAAGAACACGAGAAGTAGTGCTCAAGGACTTGAATTATGGTAGTACATATGGCATAACTCATAGAGACAAATCATATGAAATTCAGTTGACAAAATCacaaaaacaaaaaattaaggatggagaagaagatgatggagaagacgatgatgacAGTGAATTATTGTTGGAAGACGTCAATAAGAGgaataaaacaaaaatttgGAGAAAGAGAATGCTGAAAATTGGCCAATTGTATTTAAGCTCAGACAAACAAGAGGAGGATAAGTTTGATATCGACATCAACAGATCTAAATGA
- a CDS encoding DEHA2G21868p (no similarity), with product MVKGFISQEQIDNAPVLKPSLRLKEGMIIMKDCHMTFSVPEIAEMNMSTVFESRYTPEQMLNYMKYYGCSMQIEDVVFAIYLSQEESIKEELKPYVEQMIRNDTCGLTDLKYLITDIGPSVYRDFQFSRLMHTRFVKVFTWLQEWGIVKPGILKVPAPVLATPNPEHVEFAYRVTEILSKLKKYNKKLGNKQGMKISDYMRENFVCNHNKKNNIDEITNRMNILSLINEEKLVLSKKRFRSLQHYLNHSFDPKFTRRASYTLLQIEEYMLAASDMSTSDALNKTTDPLLYGIYTLRRIRNNQRKVVGVGFPGNFINKEKLTLSENQRLVPQNYPLVLTQFELKLLQIIFRSPFERYSNLFSSAIVPGFSVENKIEKNYWTYVNKICLLLAEYVSIYGDGDFFNLICHFRKQKYPEKFKHNQIERSFNPVTKLDAGRGPTSVYNNLLNALTGLKYALATAGEPEIDARFGRNRAFLAIDIMKSFSQFENDAFEGGRIPGWVNLMSERKLIDNFPFLNVYVGKESYL from the coding sequence atggtgAAAGGATTTATTAGTCAGGAACAGATCGACAATGCCCCTGTTCTTAAACCAAGTTTAAGACTTAAAGAAGGTATGATCATTATGAAAGATTGCCATATGACTTTTAGCGTTCCTGAAATTGCGGAAATGAACATGTCTACAGTATTCGAATCAAGATATACTCCCGAGCAAATGCTAAATTACATGAAATATTACGGATGTTCTATGCAAATCGAGGATGTTGTATTCGCAATTTATCTATCGCAAGAAGAGTCAATAAAAGAGGAGCTTAAACCTTATGTTGAACAAATGATTAGGAACGACACTTGTGGATTAACTGACTTGAAATACTTGATTACTGATATAGGTCCATCGGTATATAGAGATTTTCAGTTTTCTAGACTTATGCATACAAGATTTGTCAAGGTATTCACCTGGTTGCAAGAATGGGGAATCGTTAAGCCAGGAATTTTGAAAGTTCCTGCACCAGTTCTTGCAACCCCAAATCCAGAACACGTTGAATTTGCCTATAGAGTGACCGAGATATTGctgaaattaaagaaatataataaaaagcTTGGAAATAAGCAGGGCATGAAAATATCGGATTATATGCGGGAGAATTTTGTATGTAATCATAATAAGAAGAATAACATTGACGAAATTACAAACagaatgaatattttatctctaatcaatgaagaaaaacTAGTGTTGTCAAAAAAACGATTCAGATCCTTGCAGCACTATTTAAACCACAGTTTTGACCCCAAATTCACAAGACGAGCTTCGTACACGCTATTGCAAATAGAGGAATATATGTTGGCTGCAAGTGACATGTCTACTTCGGATGCATTGAATAAAACGACAGATCCCCTCCTCTATGGTATATATACCTTGcgaagaattagaaataacCAACGGAAAGTGGTAGGTGTTGGGTTTCCAGgcaattttattaataagGAAAAGTTAACACTTTCAGAGAATCAAAGGCTCGTGCCACAGAACTATCCGTTGGTTTTAACACAATTCGAATTAAAGCTATTGCAAATTATATTTCGATCACCTTTCGAAAGATATAGTAACTTATTTTCTAGTGCTATCGTACCCGGATTTTCTGTTgagaataaaattgaaaagaattattggacCTACGTTAATAAAATTTGCTTATTATTAGCTGAATATGTTTCTATTTATGGGGACGgtgattttttcaatttaatatGTCACTTTAGGAAACAAAAATACCCagaaaaattcaagcaTAATCAGATCGAGAGAAGCTTTAACCCTGTTACTAAGTTAGATGCTGGGAGAGGGCCGACTTCAGTTTAcaacaatttattgaatgcACTTACAGGACTAAAATATGCATTAGCTACTGCTGGTGAACCTGAGATAGATGCAAGGTTTGGAAGGAACAGAGCGTTTTTAGCTATCGATATTATGAAATCATTCTcacaatttgaaaatgatgcTTTTGAAGGAGGAAGAATTCCAGGGTGGGTTAATTTGATGTCTGAACGGAAACTCATAGATAATTTTCCGTTTTTGAATGTGTATGTTGGCAAAGAAAGCTATTTATAA
- a CDS encoding DEHA2G21890p (highly similar to uniprot|Q9P941 Hansenula anomala YNI1 Nitrite reductase) produces MKTSDDNISFSKGGVPPTSKEISVLKDDCNKKHIIIVGFGMVGFAFLEKMLVDDTAGEYRLTIIGDEPHLAYNRVGLTEYFEHQDFDKLLLAPHSFYDQKNADTCEYRVNQKVTKIEKEHKYIETSNAKRYHYDYLVLATGSYAVLPIDLFPRSQSNEFCDLKSCRKLGCFVYRTIDDLNAMISFSETIRSTIKKPVLKRAVIVGGGLLGLEAAKALLDMECYDEVTIVHRSKWLLSQQLDEKGGNLLTERIAEMGVKLRTDTTINKLQYDHCTSSFEVQYNNGDVEICQLLCYTIGIKPQDILARSSGLKVAKKGGIEVDNFMKTSNRYIYAIGECASWNNQTFGLIAPGVMMADILSFNLIQAKYHSERQFTKPDIGTRLKLMGVNVASFGDYFADKNGPSRLPKGYKIKKVKSLVYDDPIEANYTKLLLSYDGKYLLGGILVGDTTQFTKLASITKSGKPLEKPASTFIIGQSNSENNDVDDLPDDTQVCSCHNVTKGKLIEKIKSGTCNSLGELKSCTKAGTACGGCEPTIKVILDTEMKKMGKNISKALCIHYKESRQDLFSLIMVKRYKSFKEVMSHLGVDPCALGCEICKPTIASILATLFNRHILETNLHGLQDTNDKYLGNIQRNGTYSIVPRMSAGEVTPEKLVAIGEIARKYDLYTKITGAQRVDLFGASKSDLPKIWEELGKYGFESGQAYGKSLRNVKSCVGSTWCRYGIGDSVGLALRLEERYKGIRSPHKMKGGVSGCVRDCAEFHSKDFGLCAVQNGFNLYVGGNGGMKPAHAQLLKADVPPDQVIPLLDRYLMFYFRTADRLQRTARWLENLDGGIEYLREVVVYDKLGIAMELEKQMNQLVSQYFDEWAAAVDSYKYSNIFKQFVNTDKAQETVEIIRDRGQRRPVDWPEYEVTKEVFKDTKWSSLSWVKVCQSKELPNSEAGSSANVLISDTQIAVYRLNGKLFASQNMCGHKRAFVLSQGILSMDGNKNTYISCPLHKKNYIIDKASDKAGSCTNDASQSVALFDVMESNGEVFVKLPPIEELDKVLGTSRWKVRKQESESNGSIATYKNIDEAFNIKVPIRKPIPSVGCSGGPELDW; encoded by the coding sequence ATGAAAACTTCTGAcgataatatttcattttctaaagGGGGGGTTCCACCAACTTCCAAAGAAATCAGCGTCCTCAAAGATGATTGCAATAAAAAAcatattataattgttGGATTTGGGATGGTTGGATTCGCATTTTTGGAGAAGATGTTAGTTGATGACACGGCCGGAGAATATAGGTTGACAATAATTGGGGATGAACCCCATTTAGCCTATAATAGGGTCGGCTTgacagaatattttgagcatcaagattttgataagttGTTACTTGCACCTCACTCGTTTTACGATCAAAAAAATGCAGATACATGCGAATATAGGGTTAATCAAAAAGTAACCAAAATCGAAAAGGAGCATAAATATATCGAAACATCAAATGCAAAAAGGTACCattatgattatttggTCCTTGCAACAGGATCTTACGCAGTTTTACCCATAGACTTATTTCCCCGGTCTCAAAGCAACGAATTCTGCGATTTGAAGAGTTGCAGGAAATTGGGCTGTTTTGTATATCGTACAATTGATGACTTGAACGCTATGATTTCTTTTAGTGAAACAATCAGATCAACAATAAAGAAACCAGTACTAAAAAGAGCAGTTATTGTTGGTGGTGGATTATTAGGTCTCGAAGCTGCGAAAGCATTACTAGATATGGAATGCTATGATGAAGTAACAATAGTTCACAGGTCAAAGTGGTTATTATCACAGCAATTAGATGAGAAAGGTggtaatttattaactgAACGAATTGCGGAAATGGGTGTCAAGTTAAGAACAGACACCaccattaataaattacaaTACGATCATTGCACGCTGTCGTTTGAAGTGCAATACAATAATGGTGACGTAGAAATTTGCCAATTGTTATGTTATACTATTGGGATTAAACCGCAAGATATATTGGCCAGAAGCTCAGGTTTGAAAGTTGCCAAAAAAGGAGGTATCGAAGTTGACAATTTTATGAAAACCTCGAACCGCTACATCTATGCGATAGGTGAGTGCGCATCATGGAATAATCAAACATTTGGTTTGATAGCACCCGGAGTCATGATGGCAGACATTTTGTCATTCAACCTCATTCAGGCTAAATACCATTCTGAACGTCAGTTCACAAAGCCTGATATAGGAACTAGGTTGAAGCTTATGGGAGTAAATGTTGCGTCATTCGGTGATTATTTTGCGGATAAGAATGGACCAAGTAGGTTACCCAAAGGgtataaaatcaaaaaagtCAAATCTCTTGTCTATGATGATCCAATTGAAGCCAATTACACTAAGCTTTTATTGAGTTATGATGGGAAATACTTACTTGGGGGAATATTGGTTGGTGATACCACTCAATTTACCAAATTGGCATCTATTACTAAAAGTGGGAAACCATTGGAAAAACCTGCATCAACCTTTATCATTGGGCAATCCAACTCAGAAAACAATGATGTTGATGACTTACCTGATGATACCCAAGTATGTTCTTGTCATAATGTTACGAAAGgaaaattaattgaaaaaattaaaagtGGAACATGCAACTCGCTTGGAGAATTAAAGTCCTGCACCAAAGCTGGAACAGCTTGTGGTGGATGTGAACCTACAATAAAGGTCATACTTGATACGgagatgaaaaaaatgggtaagaatatttcaaaggCGTTATGTATACATTATAAAGAATCAAGACAAGATTTATTTTCCCTAATTATGGTTAAGAGATATAAGTCGTTTAAAGAGGTTATGTCCCATTTAGGTGTTGATCCGTGCGCTCTTGGCTGCGAAATATGTAAACCGACAATTGCATCCATCTTGGCGACATTATTCAATCGTCATATTTTAGAAACGAATTTGCATGGGCTACAGGATACGAATGACAAATATTTAGGAAATATCCAAAGAAATGGTACTTATTCAATAGTTCCTCGGATGAGTGCAGGAGAGGTCACCCCTGAAAAATTGGTCGCTATAGGTGAAATTGCTCGTAAGTATGATTTATACACGAAAATCACTGGTGCTCAAAGGGTGGACTTATTCGGGGCTTCAAAAAGCGACCTACCTAAGATCTGGGAAGAATTGGGAAAATATGGCTTTGAATCTGGTCAGGCTTATGGTAAAAGTTTAAGGAACGTTAAATCATGTGTTGGGTCTACATGGTGCCGTTATGGTATTGGTGATTCAGTTGGTCTTGCATTACGTTTAGAAGAAAGGTACAAGGGTATAAGGTCTCCTCATAAAATGAAAGGTGGAGTGTCTGGATGCGTTCGTGATTGTGCAGAATTCCACTCGAAAGATTTCGGATTATGTGCTGTTCAAAATGGATTTAATCTTTACGTGGGTGGTAACGGAGGCATGAAACCAGCACATGCACAACTACTAAAAGCAGATGTTCCACCAGATCAGGTTATCCCATTATTAGACAGATATTTAATGTTCTATTTTAGAACCGCAGATCGTTTACAAAGAACCGCAAGATGGTTGGAGAATTTAGATGGAGGAATCGAATATTTGCGAGAAGTCGTTGTGTATGATAAGTTGGGAATTGCCATGGAATTGGAAAAACAAATGAACCAGCTAGTCAGTCAGTACTTCGATGAGTGGGCTGCTGCCGTTGATTCTTATAAGTAtagcaatattttcaagcaGTTTGTTAATACCGATAAGGCACAGGAGACAGTAGAAATTATTAGAGATAGAGGTCAACGACGTCCCGTAGACTGGCCGGAATATGAAGTTACGAAGGAGGTCTTCAAGGATACCAAGTGGTCTTCATTATCCTGGGTCAAAGTTTGTCAATCCAAAGAATTACCCAATTCAGAAGCAGGATCATCCGCTAATGTATTAATATCTGATACCCAAATAGCGGTATACAGACTTAATGgtaaattatttgcatcGCAAAATATGTGCGGTCATAAAAGGGCATTTGTTTTATCCCAGGGCATCTTGTCAATGGACGGTAACAAGAATACTTATATTTCCTGTCCTTTGcacaagaagaattatataattgataagGCAAGTGATAAGGCAGGTTCGTGCACAAATGATGCATCACAATCAGTGGCACTATTTGATGTGATGGAATCAAATGGTGAAGTATTTGTCAAACTACCTCCCatagaagaattggataaaGTTCTTGGGACTTCAAGATGGAAGGTCAGAAAACAAGAAAGTGAGAGTAATGGTTCAATAGCTAcatataaaaatatcgaTGAAGCCTTTAACATTAAGGTACCAATAAGGAAACCAATTCCCTCAGTAGGATGTTCAGGAGGACCAGAATTGGACTGGTAA
- a CDS encoding DEHA2G21912p (similar to uniprot|P36150 Saccharomyces cerevisiae YKR069W MET1 S-adenosyl-L-methionine uroporphyrinogen III transmethylase) produces the protein MVDLIASFNCKGEHHLIIGISRVATNRMNSIINAGAKPILIADVPFGSLPTSIQHYIKSGIIKHLERNFKIVDLTLLGRAECNFIVDKVFVSVPMSQKEFKYKTYHECCRLRIPIHVSDSNEFSSFSILSTFTSGDFSVGVTTSGKGCKLSARILREMRNTLPPNINDICNNVGKLKAQIEEEDNLNSLDNNMSIVGENDEDATNTIELISLVKEFDMTKKQKRLQKMSWLLQTTEYFPLKALADMSLEGLNPKKNLNDFKESNAKGMMGTRKGSISLVGAGPGSVSLLTLGSLQKIQEADLVLADKLIPQEILNLIPGHTKLFISRKFPGNAEKAQEQLFQIALHSLMKGERVVRLKQGDPYIFGRGGEEYNFFSKHGFVPKIFAGITSALAAPLLGNISATFRGIADQILICTGTSKYGDFPNLPDFVRSRTVVFLMALHRVVNLVPILIDEKKWDPQVPVAVIERASFPDQRIIRTKLSFVAEAIVSCIPKPPGLLVVGYACQALVKPREGEKWVIEENLDNQY, from the coding sequence ATGGTGGATTTAATAGCTTCATTTAATTGCAAGGGTGAACACCATCTTATCATAGGGATATCTCGAGTTGCAACCAACCGGATGAATTCTATCATAAATGCAGGTGCGAAACCAATTCTTATTGCAGATGTTCCATTCGGATCTCTACCAACTTCAATACAGCATTATATCAAGCTGGGTATAATTAAGCATTTAGagagaaatttcaaaatagtGGATTTAACATTGCTTGGTAGAGCAGAATGTAATTTTATTGTTGACAAGGTATTTGTGAGTGTACCAATGTCCCAGAAAGAATTCAAGTATAAAACTTACCACGAATGCTGCAGACTAAGAATTCCAATTCATGTGTCTGACTCCAACGAATTTAGCagcttttcaattttgtcTACATTTACGTCTGGGGATTTTCTGGTGGGTGTAACAACTCTGGGTAAAGGCTGCAAGTTATCTGCAAGAATATTAAGAGAAATGCGAAATACGTTACCGCCTAATATCAACGATATTTGTAATAATGTAGGGAAATTGAAAGCTCAGATCgaggaagaagataacTTGAACAGTTTGGATAATAACATGTCTATAGTAGGTGAAAATGACGAAGATGCTACTAATACAATTGAACTTATTTCGTTAGTTAAGGAATTTGACATGacaaaaaaacaaaaaagGTTGCAAAAAATGCTGTGGCTTTTACAAACTACAGAATATTTTCCACTAAAGGCTTTGGCAGACATGTCGTTAGAGGGTCTTAATCCCAAGAAGAActtaaatgattttaaaGAATCAAATGCAAAGGGAATGATGGGCACTCGAAAAGGTTCAATATCACTTGTTGGCGCAGGACCTGGATCTGTATCCCTTTTAACCCTTGGATCATTACAAAAAATACAAGAGGCTGACTTAGTGCTCGCAGACAAGTTAATCCCCCAGGAAATCCTTAATCTTATTCCGGGACATACAAAGCTTTTTATCTCTCGCAAGTTTCCAGGAAATGCTGAGAAAGCGCAGGAACAACTATTTCAAATAGCCCTTCATAGTTTAATGAAAGGTGAGAGGGTCGTTCGCTTGAAACAGGGGGATCCTTATATTTTTGGACGAGGGGGagaagaatataattttttctctAAGCATGGGTTTGTTCCCAAGATTTTTGCCGGTATTACATCTGCTTTGGCTGCACCACTTCTAGGAAATATCTCGGCGACATTTAGAGGTATTGCCGATCAGATATTGATATGCACTGGTACTTCTAAATATGGGGATTTCCCAAACTTACCTGACTTCGTTCGGTCTAGAACTGTCGTATTTTTAATGGCCTTACATCGGGTCGTTAATTTGGTGCCGatattaattgatgaaaaaaaatggGATCCTCAAGTCCCTGTTGCTGTTATTGAACGAGCATCATTCCCAGATCAACGAATAATAAGAACAAAATTATCGTTTGTTGCGGAAGCAATTGTCTCGTGTATTCCTAAACCACCTGGTTTGCTTGTAGTAGGATACGCATGTCAAGCACTCGTTAAACCTAGGGAGGGCGAGAAATGGGTTATCGAAGAAAATCTTGATAATCAATATTAG
- a CDS encoding DEHA2G21934p (similar to uniprot|P19145 Saccharomyces cerevisiae YKR039W GAP1 General amino acid permease), which produces MKNNLDVERNGVREYTTSSEKNDNIIIEVESKTDICKPDGLNGVLGSFMPMENAELDINSSLTENQKIDIKMSQDPLQRSLSKKYSTILATGAWVATGFLVVLGIPFRAAGPLGSLLAYIIIASIVFCTVQALGELSAAYPTGGAFIKYNIRFIDKSWGFAMSWNYYIQYLMMFPLELYALSITIQYWDQKTNPSTYIAVFYTLIILINIFGFKGYGNAELILAAIKLITIAGFVVCSLVFVCGGGPTGEYFGGSYWNDPGSFSHGFKGICFAFATSAFAFARTELVGVAAASSSNPREALRRVAKHFLWRTLLIYLIPLIFVGFLVSYDDEMLLGAGPLKASCAPFTLAIKRAGVQGLTSVMNAVILISVFFIGINSINYSGRTLASLAACGQAPKVCGYIDKEGRPIVAILIQAVVGTIAFSRSTLIGDIAVDFCLLLSSVSSIFTWMSINFSYIRFRRAMSVQARDPNNLPCTSLLGVWGAVYACVISFLVLAGYFWTALFPLGKDPDAEEFFKAGLCYAMVFVFYFGHKLTTKDWRLFYRASDIDLDTEMTKADVQKIEDMDRHVTLMRKESFFARLSSFWC; this is translated from the coding sequence atgaagaataatCTTGACGTTGAGAGAAATGGAGTCAGAGAATATACCACTTCTCTGGAAAAAAATGACaacatcattattgaagttgaaagCAAGACCGATATTTGCAAACCAGATGGGTTGAATGGGGTACTTGGTTCATTCATGCCAATGGAAAACGCAGAGTTAGACATTAATTCTTCGCTCACAGAAAACCAGAAGATTGATATTAAAATGTCCCAAGACCCTTTACAAAGATCGCTATCGAAAAAGTATAGCACGATCCTTGCAACAGGCGCGTGGGTAGCTACGGGGTTTTTAGTTGTTCTTGGTATTCCATTTAGGGCAGCAGGGCCTTTGGGGTCTCTATTGGCctatattatcattgcAAGTATCGTATTTTGTACAGTTCAAGCTTTAGGGGAACTTTCTGCGGCTTATCCTACTGGTGGTGCATTTATAAAATACAACATTAGATTCATCGATAAGTCCTGGGGTTTCGCTATGAGttggaattattatattcaatatttgatgatgTTTCCATTGGAGTTATATGCCTTGTCAATTACTATCCAGTATTGGGATCAGAAAACAAACCCATCAACATATATAGCGGTATTTTACAcgttgataatattgatcaatatATTTGGATTTAAAGGTTATGGCAATGCAGAATTGATCTTAGCCGCTATTAAACTTATTACCATTGCTGGTTTCGTCGTTTGTTCTCTTGTCTTTGTCTGTGGTGGTGGCCCCACAGGAGAATATTTTGGGGGATCATACTGGAATGATCCTGGTTCATTTTCTCATGGCTTCAAAGGAATTTGTTTTGCATTCGCAACTTCTGCTTTTGCGTTTGCGCGAACTGAATTGGTTGGTGTGGCTGCTGCCTCATCACTGAACCCAAGAGAAGCTTTACGTAGAGTAGCGAAACATTTTCTATGGAGAACTCTTctcatatatttgattccGTTGATCTTTGTTGGGTTTCTAGTCAGCTACGACGACGAAATGCTCTTAGGAGCTGGTCCATTAAAAGCTTCTTGTGCGCCATTTACACTTGCCATAAAGCGCGCTGGGGTTCAAGGATTGACATCCGTCATGAATGCTGTCATCCTTATTTCCGTCTTTTTCATAGGAATCAACTCAATCAATTATTCTGGTCGTACATTAGCTTCATTGGCTGCATGTGGTCAGGCACCAAAAGTTTGTGGATATATTGATAAGGAAGGAAGACCCATCGTTGCGATCCTTATACAAGCAGTGGTTGGAACAATCGCATTCTCGCGATCCACTCTCATCGGAGACATTGCAGTTGATTTCTGTTTATTATTGTCTTCGGTATCATCCATTTTTACGTGGATGTCGATTAACTTCTCTTATATTAGATTTAGGAGAGCTATGTCAGTTCAAGCTCGTGATCCTAATAATCTCCCTTGTACATCATTATTGGGGGTATGGGGTGCCGTTTACGCGTGTGTAATTAGTTTCTTGGTATTGGCTGGTTACTTCTGGACCGCATTATTCCCATTGGGTAAAGATCCAGATGCCGAGGAGTTCTTTAAAGCAGGTTTATGTTATGCTATGGTATTCGTCTTTTACTTTGGTCATAAGTTAACTACGAAGGACTGGAGATTATTTTATAGGGCCTCTGATATCGATCTTGATACTGAGATGACTAAAGCGGATGtacaaaaaattgaagatatgGACAGGCATGTAACGTTAATGCGGAAGGAGTCATTTTTTGCGAGGTTGTCCAGCTTCTGGTGCTAA